Proteins encoded together in one Plutella xylostella chromosome 17, ilPluXylo3.1, whole genome shotgun sequence window:
- the LOC105390410 gene encoding probable low-specificity L-threonine aldolase 2, translated as MTHIVDLRSDTVTKPTDAMRHAMVNSAVGNDVYGEDPTVNALERKIATMLDKQAALFVPSGTMANLIAVMVHCSQRGSEALVGNMSHIFKYEQGGAAHLGGVLLTTLENKPDGTFDLDEFEKRIRGSDIHEPLTAMIAVENTHNYCGGKVLPQSWLDDLYARATKHSIPVHMDGARLFNACAAQRSEPATVVRGAASVSICFSKGLSAPVGSVLVGDCHFIQKARRLRKMLGGGMRQAGVLAAAALVALDEVVPNLEHDHRRAQVLATTIKSLCLKNFTVDLQNTQTNILLVRIPESSPITADKVVQRLAQVCLSETQGDCKTADDEGVIVKAIYFNSKTIRFTLHCGIEDEDLWLAIMKITFVFKEFEASV; from the exons ATGACGCATATAGTGGATTTGAGATCAGATACAGTGACGAAGCCAACAGATGCCATGAGACATGCCATGGTAAATTCGGCTGTAGGAAACGATGTGTATGGTGAGGATCCCACAGTCAATGCCCTGGAGAGGAAGATCGCCACCATGCTGGATAAGCAAGCAGCCCTGTTTGTTCCCTCGGGAACCATGGCTAATCTTATAGCCG TGATGGTGCACTGCAGCCAACGAGGCTCTGAAGCGCTGGTGGGAAATATGTCACACATTTTCAAGTATGAGCAAG GAGGGGCAGCTCACTTAGGTGGAGTCTTATTGACAACTCTTGAGAACAAACCAGATGGAACTTTTGACCTGGACGAGTTTGAGAAGCGCATCCGAGGGTCCGATATTCATGAGCCACTTACTGCAATGATTGCTGTGGAGAATACCCACAACTATTGTGGGGGCAAG GTATTACCGCAATCCTGGCTAGACGACCTCTACGCCCGGGCTACCAAGCACTCCATCCCAGTGCACATGGACGGCGCTCGTCTGTTCAACGCGTGCGCGGCGCAGCGCTCTGAGCCAGCGACTGTGGTGCGCGGCGCCGCCAGCGTGTCCATCTGCTTTAGCAAGGGACTGTCTGCCCCGGTGGGGTCTGTGCTTGTGGGCGACTGCCATTTTATTCAGAA AGCGCGTCGCCTACGCAAGATGCTGGGCGGCGGCATGCGGCAGGCGGGCGTGCTGGCCGCGGCGGCGCTCGTGGCCCTGGATGAAGTGGTGCCGAATCTAGAGCATGACCATCGCCGCGCGCAGGTGTTGGCTACAA CAATCAAAAGCCTCTGCCTCAAAAACTTCACGGTCGACCTTCAAAATACTCAAACTAACATCTTGCTCGTGCGGATACCGGAGTCTTCTCCCATAACTGCTGACAAAGTGGTGCAGAGGCTCGCACAAGTTTGCCTCTCAGAGACACAGGGCGACTGCAAAacggctgatgatgaaggtgTCATAGTAAAAGCGATTTACTTCAATTCTAAGACCATAAGGTTTACATTGCATTGCGGGATCGAGGACGAAGATCTGTGGCTCGCTATTATGAAGATCACGTTCGTTTTTAAGGAGTTCGAAGCTAGTGTTTAG
- the LOC105390413 gene encoding beta-1,3-galactosyltransferase brn-like (The RefSeq protein has 3 substitutions compared to this genomic sequence): MMGRRRVLTYYLILTTLVISLYYYIGIGDYINTLNIEDEFHYPLDVDIKPLIEDMKAGREPSIAPINVYPYNFMTTIDKCRGKPVDLLILVKSAMEHFDLRTAIRDTWGKENNLMDETVRVLFFLGVTDESNSALQKKVDQEITFYNDIVQIDFIDAYYNNTIKTMMAFRWAYDHCDEARYYLFSDDDMYISVANLLDYTNFHERSAYSVYDDATKANTVDTDKSKALFAGFVFKSRPHRYLGSKWRVSLDEYPWNKWPPYVSAGAYVVSNNVLKSLYLGSMFVKHFRFDDIYLGIVAKKAGVTPVMCEEFYFYKKSHPMTSYKKVIASHGFDDPKELITVWRHWN; encoded by the coding sequence ATGATGGGTCGCCGCCGGGTACTCACATACTATCTAATTTTAACCACATTAGTCATAAGTTTATACTACTACATAGGCATAGGAGACTATATTAATACTTTGAACATTGAGGATGAATTCCATTACCCTCTTGATGTTGATATCAAACCACTCATCGAAGATATGAAAGCCGGCAGAGAACCATCTATAGCACCCATCAATGTATACCCTTACAATTTCATGACAACTATAGATAAATGCCGCGGAAAACCTGTAGATTTGCTCATATTGGTCAAATCTGCTATGGAACACTTTGATCTGAGAACAGCCATCAGAGACACATGGGGCAAAGAAAACAACCTCATGGATGAAACTGTAAGAGTATTGTTCTTTTTGGGTGTGACTGATGAGTCCAACTCAGCACTGCAGAAAAAGGTTGATCAAGAAATCACATTTTACAATGACATAGTACAGATAGATTTTATTGATGCATATTACAACAATACCATAAAGACAATGATGGCCTTCCGTTGGGCGTACGATCATTGTGATGAAGCCAGGTATTACTTGTTCTCTGATGATGACATGTACATTTCTGTGGCAAATCTTCTTGATTATACAAACTTCCATGAAAGATCTGCTTACTCAGTTTATGACGATGCAACAAAGGCTAACACAGTTGATACTGACAAGAGCAAAGCCTTGTTTGCtggttttgtttttaagtcTAGACCACACCGGTATCTTGGTAGCAAATGGAGGGTATCCTTAGATGAGTACCCGTGGAACAAATGGCCACCATATGTGTCTGCTGGTGCATATGTGGTGTCCAATAATGCTCTGAAGACTCTGTACCTTGGGAGTATGTTTGTGAAGCACTTCCGTTTTGACGACATCTACCTTGGAATTGTAGCTAAGAAAGCTGGTGTAACACCTGTGATGTGTGAAGAATTTTACTTCTATAAAAAATCACATCCTATGACCTCCTACAAGAAAGTGATTGCATCTCATGGGTTTGGTGATCCCAAGGAACTGATAACTGTCTGGAGACATTGGAactga